The proteins below come from a single Kryptolebias marmoratus isolate JLee-2015 linkage group LG12, ASM164957v2, whole genome shotgun sequence genomic window:
- the LOC119617516 gene encoding uncharacterized protein DDB_G0285291-like, which translates to MIKVIPGTSSLWKPTVSDRSTPVPGAPESPPFCLHHNLFFYLLCFFLSSVFSSLAPTPLFHPFFSMHASVLDAPNDLRCLTGDEKSSDVDRDRRRQTRSREDNRNQNAAAPIANGHYLALVPGNRRPIDLTLAEHFVNIAPPPPASVNAGGGGGVSGEQLRRLERHEEELRAMRHRQEQERQKRQWLEEERLRLEQQKQLEKQRRELLQLQLQQQQQEHRHRRQVLQWQLELEQQYRAQQQLRRSPTGVLLSPSSGLCTIYEAMETSDEEDEAGGGPNRNAQVGGRRRLHPVPPRELEWNEKVDMVQQLINQTLMLSGDGGCPPLLLLPVGAGGTLSPMESSMWPDLPPQFSPPTATVTSVSSYSPDSRGSSPSGDWTVVEVETQH; encoded by the coding sequence ATGATCAAAGTCATCCCGGGAACGTCCTCTTTGTGGAAACCTACCGTCAGTGACCGATCGACCCCAGTTCCCGGCGCTCCTGAGTCACCCCCGTTCTGTTTGCatcacaacctttttttttatttactttgttttttcctttcgTCAGTATTCTCCTCCTTGGCCCCCACCCCGTTGTTCCACCCGTTCTTTTCGATGCATGCATCTGTACTGGATGCTCCAAATGATCTGCGCTGTCTCACAGGAGACGAGAAGAGCTCCGACGTGGACCGAGACCGGCGCCGGCAAACGCGCTCACGGGAAGACAACCGCAACCAAAACGCCGCCGCTCCGATAGCGAACGGCCACTATTTGGCTCTGGTTCCAGGCAACAGGAGACCCATTGATCTGACTTTAGCCGAGCACTTCGTCAACATCGCGCCCCCTCCTCCAGCTTCGGTCAAcgccggcggcggcggcggcgttaGTGGAGAGCAGCTGAGGAGGCTGGAGCGGCACGAGGAAGAGCTGCGAGCGATGCGGCACCGCCAGGAGCAGGAGAGGCAGAAGAGGCAGtggctggaggaggagcggcTCCGgctggagcagcagaagcagctggagaAGCAGCGTAgggagctcctccagctgcagctgcagcagcagcagcaggagcaccGCCACCGCCGGCAGGTCCTGCAGTggcagctggagctggagcagcAGTACCGCGCGCAGCAGCAGCTGCGGAGGAGCCCCACCGGCGTGCTGCTGTCCCCGTCCTCCGGCCTCTGCACCATCTACGAGGCCATGGAGACCAGcgacgaggaggacgaggcgGGCGGTGGGCCCAACAGGAACGCTCAGGTGGGCGGGCGGCGGCGGCTCCACCCCGTGCCCCCGCGGGAGCTGGAGTGGAACGAGAAGGTGGACATGGTGCAGCAGCTCATCAACCAAACCCTGATGCTGTCCGGTGACGGAGGCTGCCCCCCGCTCCTGCTCCTCCCCGTCGGGGCCGGGGGCACCCTCAGCCCCATGGAGAGCAGCATGTGGCCCGACCTGCCCCCCCAGTTCAGCCCTCCTACCGCCACGGTCACCTCTGTGAGCAGCTACTCCCCTGACAGCCGGGGCAGCTCTCCGTCTGGAGACTGGacggtggtggaggtggagacCCAACACTGA